A window of the Polypterus senegalus isolate Bchr_013 chromosome 4, ASM1683550v1, whole genome shotgun sequence genome harbors these coding sequences:
- the LOC120528778 gene encoding UV-stimulated scaffold protein A-like, which produces MDCPKVRQRLHPAESERQCLLYHPELLVKMDNQKRETLSTLVEELTTSGQPQLDSSKMKQLKQICKSSNEYIDHIYHLIMTQLNMAQFLY; this is translated from the exons ATGGACTGCCCAAAGGTAAGACAGAGACTCCATCCAGCTGAATCCGAGAGGCAGTGTTTATTGTATCATCCTGAACTCTTAGTCAAG ATGGACAATCAAAAGCGGGAGACACTTTCCACTCTAGTAGAGGAGCTGACCACCTCAGGACAACCCCAACTTGATTCTTCTAAAATGAAGCAGCTGAAACAAATATGCAA ATCTTCTAATGAATATATTGATCATATCTACCACTTAATCATGACCCAGTTAaatatggct CAGTTTTTGTATTAA